Proteins encoded by one window of Dioscorea cayenensis subsp. rotundata cultivar TDr96_F1 chromosome 6, TDr96_F1_v2_PseudoChromosome.rev07_lg8_w22 25.fasta, whole genome shotgun sequence:
- the LOC120263466 gene encoding S-adenosylmethionine synthase 5, producing the protein MAEIDTFLFTSESVNEGHPDKLCDQISDAVLDACLAQDPDSKVACETCTKTNMVMVFGEITTKANVDYEKIVRDTCRGIGFISDDVGLDADHCKVLVNIEQQSPDIAQGVHGHFTKRPEDIGAGDQGHMFGYATDETPELMPLSHVLATKLGARLTEVRKNGTCSWLRPDGKTQVTVEYRKENGAMVPIRVHTVLISTQHDETVTNDEIAADLKEHVIKPVIPEQYLDEKTIFHLNPSGRFVIGGPHGDAGLTGRKIIIDTYGGWGAHGGGAFSGKDPTKVDRSGAYIVRQAAKSIVANGLARRCIVQVSYAIGVPEPLSVFVDTYGTGKIPDKEILKIVKENFDFRPGMITINLDLKRGGNGRFLKTAAYGHFGRDDLDFTWEVVKPLKWEKPAA; encoded by the exons ATGGCTGAAATTGATACCTTCCTTTTCACCTCTGAGTCTGTGAACGAGGGGCACCCTGACAAGCTTTGCGACCAGATCTCTGATGCCGTGCTTGATGCTTGCCTTGCTCAGGACCCCGACAGCAAGGTCGCTTGTGAAACCTGCACTAAGACAAACATGGTCATGGTCTTTGGTGAGATCACCACCAAGGCCAATGTTGATTATGAGAAGATAGTCCGTGATACATGCCGTGGCATCGGCTTTATCTCTGATGATGTTGGTCTTGATGCTGACCACTGCAAGGTGTTGGTTAACATCGAGCAACAATCTCCTGATATTGCCCAGGGTGTCCATGGCCATTTCACCAAGCGCCCTGAGGACATTGGTGCTGGTGACCAGGGACACATGTTTGGGTATGCAACTGATGAGACCCCAGAGCTTATGCCTCTTAGCCATGTTCTTGCCACCAAGCTAGGTGCTCGCCTTActgaagtccgcaagaatgggaCATGCTCCTGGCTGAGGCCTGACGGCAAGACTCAG GTCACTGTTGAATACCGCAAAGAAAATGGCGCCATGGTCCCCATCCGGGTGCACACTGTCCTCATCTCCACTCAACATGATGAGACCGTTACCAATGATGAGATCGCCGCAGACCTTAAGGAGCATGTTATTAAGCCTGTGATCCCTGAGCAATACCTGGATGAGAAGACCATCTTCCACCTTAACCCATCTGGCCGTTTTGTCATTGGGGGCCCTCATGGTGATGCTGGCCTCACTGGCCGCAAGATCATCATTGACACATATGGTGGTTGGGGTGCACATGGAGGTGGTGCTTTCTCTGGTAAGGATCCGACCAAGGTGGACCGCAGTGGTGCCTACATTGTGAGGCAGGCTGCCAAAAGCATTGTTGCCAATGGTCTTGCTCGTCGGTGCATTGTCCAGGTGTCTTACGCAATTGGTGTGCCAGAGCCACTCTCAGTGTTTGTGGACACCTACGGCACTGGCAAGATTCCCGACAAGGAGATCCTCAAGATCGTGAAGGAGAATTTCGACTTCAGACCAGGGATGATCACCATCAACCTTGACCTGAAGAGAGGTGGCAATGGCAGGTTCCTTAAGACAGCAGCCTACGGCCACTTTGGCAGGGATGATCTCGACTTCACCTGGGAGGTGGTCAAACCTCTCAAGTGGGAGAAGCCGGCGGCATAG
- the LOC120263557 gene encoding uncharacterized protein LOC120263557 isoform X2 — protein sequence MINGLRTDCGEQAENNGDQALVSHTLFGHNARIWDCYLSDSIVITASEDCTCRVWGMDGSQLLMIREHIGRGIWRCVYDPSSSLLVTAGFDSAIKAHVYHSASKEDASQPRRLSELKSQAEAFSICAPKISKQLGLMNSKSEYIRCLHFTQENALYVTTNNGYLYHVNFSDPGDVRWTELTHVSQEAPIICMDLMVIKSSEKSDPHNFNKEDIIALGDGKGNVTVIRIIDRDLAPKLVSCFTWAAEKERQLLGIFWCKLLGCQHIFTTNPGGILKLWKIDDILESDANKVNVDQSVSLIAVFTTCFGARIMCLDVSISAEVLVCGDQRGNLTAFPLSEDLVVANSVEKLGQISALCHFKGAHGISSVTSVLIATSESKQAEIRTTGGDGCICYFRCGVNKVNLEFIGMKQVKELSTIQSVVTKPTTFFEDLAEGNYAIGFTSADFIMWDLRNETKTLQISCGGWRRPYSYNIGAVPEYQNCFAYVKDQTIYISRLWVPVHERQLFPKVLHMQYHGREVHSLCFISSCFSRKNYDAWIATGCEDGTVRLTRYMPFDMGNWQDSKLLGEHVGGSAVRSICFISGIHRFSADTSYNLAEENTIYVSTESNENQFLLISVGAKQVLTSWILENKEVITKEEDCDKEPSDASAISCPPLNEFSSISFRWLSTYMPQRFTSTHRRDRLMEINEEKNSSTIKPSPISDPQTARCSTEKPRDNLVNLMDNDWRYLAVTGFLLKHTGSRLTVCFIAVSCSDATLSLRALVLPCRLWFDVGLLVPQTSPVLALQHVVVPVHDTSRDNEQIGNAYFIIGGSTDGNITFWDVTEAVEHFMLSTIKCQPELLIGWQRRPQTGRGSQGGRWWKSSVRRSSGKNIQDSINNSEIGNNTDGLTSAKPLEALSVKGNDPLCTQTSSQTGSSTTNLIPERSSSILPIETCEVQPLLVMKSVHQSGVNCLHLSELKGSLNSRSVVGYCLLSGGDDQALHCVGFDFTSQATCVDLNHRQSTDSVPKDPTVLQCSGLCDNMITKHGVRILFKNGIASAHSSAVKGVWMDGIWAFSTGLDQRIRCWSIDHHGKLTENSHLIISVPEPEALSAVKCGRNKYQIAVGGRGMQVVEFFSCPNKD from the exons ATGATTAATGGTCTGAGAACTGATTGTGGTGAACAAGCAGAGAACAATGGTGATCAAGCATTGGTCAGCCACACACTCTTTGGCCATAATGCCAGGATCTGGGATTGTTATCTATCTGATTCC ATAGTTATCACAGCTAGTGAAGATTGTACTTGTCGTGTGTGGGGAATGGATGGCAGTCAACTTTTGATGATCAGAGAACACAT TGGGAGAGGTATATGGAGATGTGTCTATGATCCAAGCTCTTCTCTTCTTGTCACTGCTGGTTTTGATTCTGCTATCAAAGCACACGTATATCACTCTGCATCAAAGGAGGATGCATCACAACCTAGAAGGTTAAGTGAGTTAAAGTCCCAGGCAGAGGCCTTCAGTATTTGTGCACCTAAAATATCAAAACAGCTTGGTCTGATGAACAG CAAAAGTGAATATATAAGATGCTTGCATTTTACCCAAGAGAATGCCCTTTATGTCACAACAAACAATGGGTATTTGTATCATGTTAATTTCTCAGACCCTGGAGATGTAAGATGGACTGAACTAACACACGTCAGTCAAGAAGCACCCATCATTTGCATGGATTTAATGGTCATAAAATCATCTGAAAAATCTGACCCCCACAATTTTAATAAGGAAGATATAATTGCTCTTGGTGATGGGAAAGGAAATGTCACAGTTATTAGAATCATTGATAGGGATCTGGCTCCTAAATTGGTGTCATGCTTTACATGGGCGGCGGAAAAAGAGAGACAGCTACTTGGTATCTTTTGGTGCAAATTGTTGGGGTGTCA GCATATATTCACCACTAACCCTGGGGGAATTTTGAAGTTGTGGAAGATTGATGACATTTTAGAATCAGATGCCAACAAAGTCAATGTGGATCAGAGTGTATCTCTTATTGCAGTGTTCACAACATGTTTTGGGGCACGGATTATGTGTCTAGATGTATCAATCAGTGCAGAG GTTTTAGTATGTGGGGATCAACGTGGTAATCTTACTGCCTTTCCCTTATCAGAAGATCTAGTGGTTGCAAATTCTGTTGAGAAATTGGGGCAGATCTCTGCACTCTGCCACTTTAAAGGGGCCCATGGCATCTCTAGTGTGACTAGTGTTCTGATTGCTACATCAGAGTCCAAGCAAGCTGAAATACGCACg ACTGGAGGAGATGGATGCATTTGTTATTTTAGGTGTGGTGTGAATAAAGTGAATTTAGAATTCATTGGGATGAAACAAGTGAAAGAATTGAGTACTATCCAGTCAGTTGTGACCAAGCCAACAACCTTTTTTGAAGATTTGGCTGAAGGCAATTATGCAATAGGCTTTACATCAGCAGATTTTATCATGTGGGACTTGAGGAATGAAACAAAG ACACTGCAGATTTCTTGTGGTGGATGGCGTCGACCATATTCCTATAACATTGGTGCTGTCCCTGAATACCAGAACTGTTTTGCCTATGTGAAG GATCAAACCATTTATATCAGTAGACTCTGGGTGCCGGTTCATGAAAGGCAGCTATTCCCTAAGGTTTTGCACATGCAATATCACGGAAGGGAGGTGCATTCCCTGTGCTTcatatcttcttgtttttcaagAAAGAACTATGATGCATGGATTGCAACAGGCTGTGAAGATGGAACAGTTCGATTGACCAG ATACATGCCTTTTGATATGGGAAATTGGCAAGACTCCAAATTGCTTGGGGAGCATGTTGGTGGTTCAGCTGTGAGGTCAATTTGCTTCATATCAGGGATTCACAGATTCAGTGCTGACACAAGTTATAACTTGGCGGaagaaaatacaatttatgttTCAACAGAGAGCAACGAGAATCAGTTTTTACTCATATCAGTTGGTGCCAAGCAGGTTTTGACTTCTTGGATTTTAGAAAATAAGGAAGTGATCACCAAAGAAGAAGATTGTGATAAGGAACCCAGTGACGCTTCAGCTATATCTTGTCCTCCCTTGAATGAGTTTTCTTCAATATCTTTCCGATGGCTCTCTACTTACATGCCTCAAAGGTTTACAAGTACTCATAGAAGAGATAGATTAATGGAAATAAATGAGGAAAAGAACAGTTCCACCATAAAGCCCTCTCCAATTTCTGATCCACAAACAGCAAGATGCAGTACTGAAAAGCCTAGAGATAATCTTGTGAATCTTATGGACAATGATTGGAGGTACCTGGCTGTTACTGGTTTTCTTTTGAAGCACACTGGCAGCAG GTTGACTGTATGTTTTATTGCGGTCTCCTGTTCTGATGCTACACTTTCCTTGAGGGCACTTGTTTTGCCTTGTCGGCTGTG GTTTGATGTTGGTTTATTGGTTCCACAAACATCTCCTGTTCTAGCACTGCAGCATGTGGTTGTTCCGGTTCATGACACTTCTAGAG ATAATGAGCAGATTGGGAATGCATATTTCATCATTGGTGGATCTACAGATGGAAATATTACTTTCTGGGATGTAACGGAAGCAGTTGAACACTTTATGCTATCAACTATCAAGTGTCAACCAGAACTGCTTATTGGTTGGCAGAGGAGACCCCAAACGGGCAGGGGAAGTCAGGGTGGACGTTGGTGGAAATCATCTGTAAGGCGGTCCTCTGGAAAGAATATCCAAGATTCTATAAACAACAGTGAGATTGGCAACAATACTGATGGCCTAACTTCTGCCAAACCATTGGAAGCTTTGTCTGTTAAAGGAAATGATCCTTTGTGCACTCAAACAAGTTCCCAAACCGGGAGTTCAACCACCAACCTCATTCCTGAAAGAAGCTCCAGTATCTTGCCTATTGAAACCTGTGAAGTTCAACCACTACTTGTGATGAAATCTGTCCATCAATCAGGTGTTAATTGTCTACATCTTTCAGAATTGAAGGGTTCTTTGAATTCAAGATCAGTAGTAGGTTACTGTCTTCTGAGTGGTGGGGATGACCAGGCACTACATTGTGTTGGTTTTGATTTCACATCACAAGCGACATGTGTTGATTTGAACCATCGACAATCGACTGATAGTGTGCCAAAGGATCCAACTGTCCTTCAGTGCTCAG GTTTGTGTGATAACATGATTACTAAGCATGGCGTcagaattctttttaaaaatggcATTGCATCTGCTCACAGTTCAGCAGTAAAAG GTGTTTGGATGGATGGTATCTGGGCTTTCTCTACAGGTCTTGATCAGCGAATTAGGTGCTGGAGCATTGATCATCATGGTAAACTCACTGAGAATTCTCATCTGATCATTAGTGTGCCAGAGCCAGAGGCACTCTCTGCAGTAAAATGTGGCAG aaacaaatatcaaattgcTGTCGGTGGAAGAGGTATGCAAGTGGTTGAGTTCTTTTCTTGCCCTAACAAAGATTAG
- the LOC120263710 gene encoding probable receptor-like protein kinase At2g42960 — translation MSSPEGSLNEHLSGRTSIFGLKVWVLIGISVGVFMLCILLILVIYVNARTKKKLRRSRNKLPVYQIPIFSKEIKEVKVEQQFSPNDFVAHEGILLAIQEKSNVKDSDKVMLHLGYADEKSHSGSFCHTEKEFGSQSGDEGSSGKVTYHRLSDSHSIAGPSPLTGLPELSHLGWGHWFTLRDLETATNRFAKENIIGEGGYGVVYRGQLINGTSVAIKKLLNNLGQAEKEFRVEVEAIGHVRHKNLVRLLGYCIEGTQRMLVYEYVSNGNLEEWLHGAQRDQRSLTWEARMKILISTAKALAYLHECIEPKVVHRDIKSSNILIDDDFNAKVSDFGLAKLLGAGKSHITTRVMGTFGYVAPEYANTGLLNEKSDIYSFGVVLLEAISGRDPVDYARAVQEVNLVDWLKMMVGNKRSEEVVDPYLVPRPSIRALKRALLTALRCVDPDSEKRPNMGQVVRMLESDDSMPREERRRRRSRNGSRELEFQRESSDTEKSDNPDTKINSSRNKTLKK, via the exons ATGTCATCTCCGGAAGGCTCTCTGAATGAACATTTATCCGGAAGAACATCCATTTTTGGTCTCAAGGTGTGGGTTTTGATCGGGATATCTGTCGGTGTGTTCATGCTGTGTATACTCTTGATATTAGTCATATATGTTAATGCTCGGACTAAGAAAAAGCTAAGAAGATCTCGGAACAAACTTCCTGTCTACCAAATTCCCATTTTCTCAAAGGAAATCAAGGAAGTGAAAGTGGAACAACAATTTTCACCTAATGACTTTGTGGCACATGAGGGGATTCTTCTTGCAATTCAAGAGAAATCCAATGTAAAGGATTCTGATAAGGTCATGCTCCATTTGGGATATGCAGATGAGAAGAGTCACTCGGGTTCATTTTGTCACACAGAAAAAGAATTTGGTTCTCAATCCGGGGATGAAGGGAGTTCAGGGAAGGTAACTTATCACCGGCTGTCTGATTCTCATTCCATAGCTGGCCCTTCGCCTTTGACCGGCCTTCCAGAGCTCTCTCACCTTGGATGGGGCCACTGGTTCACTTTGAGGGACCTAGAAACTGCCACAAATCGATTTGCAAAGGAAAATATTATTGGGGAGGGTGGTTATGGGGTTGTTTATCGTGGTCAATTGATCAATGGAACCTCTGTGGCCATCAAGAAGCTACTCAATAATCT AGGACAAGCAGAGAAGGAATTCAGAGTAGAAGTTGAGGCTATCGGTCATGTCCGCCACAAAAATTTAGTTCGTCTTCTAGGATACTGTATAGAAGGAACTCAGAG GATGCTAGTTTATGAGTATGTTAGCAATGGAAATTTAGAAGAATGGCTTCATGGAGCACAACGGGATCAGCGTTCTCTCACCTGGGAAGCTCGTATGAAGATTCTTATCAGCACAGCTAAGGC TCTCGCTTATTTACACGAATGCATTGAGCCAAAAGTGGTGCATAGAGACATCAAATCAAGCAATATATTGATTGATGATGATTTCAATGCCAAGGTATCAGACTTTGGTTTAGCCAAGCTGTTGGGTGCCGGTAAAAGCCATATCACCACCAGAGTTATGGGGACATTTGG TTATGTGGCACCTGAATATGCAAACACTGGACTTCTTAATGAGAAGAGTGACATTTACAGCTTCGGAGTTGTTCTTTTGGAGGCTATTTCTGGGAGAGATCCAGTAGATTATGCCCGTGCTGTGCAGGAG GTGAATCTGGTTGACTGGCTTAAGATGATGGTTGGGAACAAGCGTTCGGAAGAAGTAGTAGATCCTTACTTGGTGCCAAGACCGTCGATAAGGGCTCTCAAGCGCGCCCTTCTGACTGCTTTGAGGTGTGTTGATCCAGATTCAGAGAAGAGACCGAATATGGGTCAGGttgtcagaatgcttgaatctGATGACTCAATGCCACGCGAG GAGCGAAGGCGAAGACGGAGCCGAAACGGGAGCAGGGAATTAGAATTCCAGAGAGAGAGTTCTGATACTGAAAAAAGTGACAATCCTGATACTAAGATCAACAGCTCTAGAAACAAAACATTGAAGAAATGA
- the LOC120263557 gene encoding uncharacterized protein LOC120263557 isoform X1, giving the protein MAGDRELRAGPYLGEISALAFLPLPSNISTFPLLLAGTGSELLLHDVQSGDLIKSVHIFEGVRVHGIAVIEQLWPVFSVAVFGERRIKLFRLRIDTVLSVNVDLFLEIPRFDHWVLDLCFLMEEGWLAVGLSDNSIALWDVKKNVSVARVRSPERCLLYSMRLQGDGIDTLRVASGTIYNEIIVWKLSQSQTFLMDEHSNPSFPQVIETEVLQKEYSAIHLFRLTGHEGSIFRIAWSSDGSKLMSVSDDRSARIWMINGLRTDCGEQAENNGDQALVSHTLFGHNARIWDCYLSDSIVITASEDCTCRVWGMDGSQLLMIREHIGRGIWRCVYDPSSSLLVTAGFDSAIKAHVYHSASKEDASQPRRLSELKSQAEAFSICAPKISKQLGLMNSKSEYIRCLHFTQENALYVTTNNGYLYHVNFSDPGDVRWTELTHVSQEAPIICMDLMVIKSSEKSDPHNFNKEDIIALGDGKGNVTVIRIIDRDLAPKLVSCFTWAAEKERQLLGIFWCKLLGCQHIFTTNPGGILKLWKIDDILESDANKVNVDQSVSLIAVFTTCFGARIMCLDVSISAEVLVCGDQRGNLTAFPLSEDLVVANSVEKLGQISALCHFKGAHGISSVTSVLIATSESKQAEIRTTGGDGCICYFRCGVNKVNLEFIGMKQVKELSTIQSVVTKPTTFFEDLAEGNYAIGFTSADFIMWDLRNETKTLQISCGGWRRPYSYNIGAVPEYQNCFAYVKDQTIYISRLWVPVHERQLFPKVLHMQYHGREVHSLCFISSCFSRKNYDAWIATGCEDGTVRLTRYMPFDMGNWQDSKLLGEHVGGSAVRSICFISGIHRFSADTSYNLAEENTIYVSTESNENQFLLISVGAKQVLTSWILENKEVITKEEDCDKEPSDASAISCPPLNEFSSISFRWLSTYMPQRFTSTHRRDRLMEINEEKNSSTIKPSPISDPQTARCSTEKPRDNLVNLMDNDWRYLAVTGFLLKHTGSRLTVCFIAVSCSDATLSLRALVLPCRLWFDVGLLVPQTSPVLALQHVVVPVHDTSRDNEQIGNAYFIIGGSTDGNITFWDVTEAVEHFMLSTIKCQPELLIGWQRRPQTGRGSQGGRWWKSSVRRSSGKNIQDSINNSEIGNNTDGLTSAKPLEALSVKGNDPLCTQTSSQTGSSTTNLIPERSSSILPIETCEVQPLLVMKSVHQSGVNCLHLSELKGSLNSRSVVGYCLLSGGDDQALHCVGFDFTSQATCVDLNHRQSTDSVPKDPTVLQCSGLCDNMITKHGVRILFKNGIASAHSSAVKGVWMDGIWAFSTGLDQRIRCWSIDHHGKLTENSHLIISVPEPEALSAVKCGRNKYQIAVGGRGMQVVEFFSCPNKD; this is encoded by the exons ATGGCCGGCGATCGGGAGCTCCGGGCAGGTCCCTACCTCGGAGAGATCTCGGCCTTGGCTTTCCTCCCTCTTCCTTCCAACATCTCCACCTTTCCTCTTCTCCTGGCTGGCACCGGATCTGAGCTACTCCTCCACGATGTCCAATCCGGCGATCTCATCAAGTCTGTGCACATATTTGAAGGCGTGCGGGTGCATGGAATCGCTGTCATTGAGCAATTGTGGCCGGTCTTCTCCGTCGCTGTGTTTGGTGAGCGGAGAATTAAGCTGTTCCGTCTCCGCATTGATACCGTGCTGTCTGTTAATGTCGATCTCTTCCTTGAGATCCCGCGTTTTGATCATTGGGTTCTTGATCTTTGCTTCTTGAtg GAGGAGGGTTGGCTCGCTGTGGGGCTGAGCGATAATTCTATTGCGCTTTGGGATGTAAAGAAGAATGTATCAGTGGCGAGAGTGAGATCTCCAG AGAGGTGTCTTTTGTATTCAATGCGGTTGCAGGGTGATGGCATTGATACTCTTCGTGTGGCATCTGGCACTATTTACAACGAG ATTATTGTTTGGAAGTTGTCTCAATCTCAGACATTTTTGATGGATGAGCATTCCAATCCCAGTTTTCCACAAGTTATAGAGACAGAAGTTCTTCAAAAAGAATATTCTGCTATTCATTTGTTTAGGCTCACTGGACACGAAGGCTCCATTTTCCGCATAGCTTGGTCTTCTGATGGATCAAAATTAATGTCTGTTTCTGATGACCGCAG TGCTCGAATCTGGATGATTAATGGTCTGAGAACTGATTGTGGTGAACAAGCAGAGAACAATGGTGATCAAGCATTGGTCAGCCACACACTCTTTGGCCATAATGCCAGGATCTGGGATTGTTATCTATCTGATTCC ATAGTTATCACAGCTAGTGAAGATTGTACTTGTCGTGTGTGGGGAATGGATGGCAGTCAACTTTTGATGATCAGAGAACACAT TGGGAGAGGTATATGGAGATGTGTCTATGATCCAAGCTCTTCTCTTCTTGTCACTGCTGGTTTTGATTCTGCTATCAAAGCACACGTATATCACTCTGCATCAAAGGAGGATGCATCACAACCTAGAAGGTTAAGTGAGTTAAAGTCCCAGGCAGAGGCCTTCAGTATTTGTGCACCTAAAATATCAAAACAGCTTGGTCTGATGAACAG CAAAAGTGAATATATAAGATGCTTGCATTTTACCCAAGAGAATGCCCTTTATGTCACAACAAACAATGGGTATTTGTATCATGTTAATTTCTCAGACCCTGGAGATGTAAGATGGACTGAACTAACACACGTCAGTCAAGAAGCACCCATCATTTGCATGGATTTAATGGTCATAAAATCATCTGAAAAATCTGACCCCCACAATTTTAATAAGGAAGATATAATTGCTCTTGGTGATGGGAAAGGAAATGTCACAGTTATTAGAATCATTGATAGGGATCTGGCTCCTAAATTGGTGTCATGCTTTACATGGGCGGCGGAAAAAGAGAGACAGCTACTTGGTATCTTTTGGTGCAAATTGTTGGGGTGTCA GCATATATTCACCACTAACCCTGGGGGAATTTTGAAGTTGTGGAAGATTGATGACATTTTAGAATCAGATGCCAACAAAGTCAATGTGGATCAGAGTGTATCTCTTATTGCAGTGTTCACAACATGTTTTGGGGCACGGATTATGTGTCTAGATGTATCAATCAGTGCAGAG GTTTTAGTATGTGGGGATCAACGTGGTAATCTTACTGCCTTTCCCTTATCAGAAGATCTAGTGGTTGCAAATTCTGTTGAGAAATTGGGGCAGATCTCTGCACTCTGCCACTTTAAAGGGGCCCATGGCATCTCTAGTGTGACTAGTGTTCTGATTGCTACATCAGAGTCCAAGCAAGCTGAAATACGCACg ACTGGAGGAGATGGATGCATTTGTTATTTTAGGTGTGGTGTGAATAAAGTGAATTTAGAATTCATTGGGATGAAACAAGTGAAAGAATTGAGTACTATCCAGTCAGTTGTGACCAAGCCAACAACCTTTTTTGAAGATTTGGCTGAAGGCAATTATGCAATAGGCTTTACATCAGCAGATTTTATCATGTGGGACTTGAGGAATGAAACAAAG ACACTGCAGATTTCTTGTGGTGGATGGCGTCGACCATATTCCTATAACATTGGTGCTGTCCCTGAATACCAGAACTGTTTTGCCTATGTGAAG GATCAAACCATTTATATCAGTAGACTCTGGGTGCCGGTTCATGAAAGGCAGCTATTCCCTAAGGTTTTGCACATGCAATATCACGGAAGGGAGGTGCATTCCCTGTGCTTcatatcttcttgtttttcaagAAAGAACTATGATGCATGGATTGCAACAGGCTGTGAAGATGGAACAGTTCGATTGACCAG ATACATGCCTTTTGATATGGGAAATTGGCAAGACTCCAAATTGCTTGGGGAGCATGTTGGTGGTTCAGCTGTGAGGTCAATTTGCTTCATATCAGGGATTCACAGATTCAGTGCTGACACAAGTTATAACTTGGCGGaagaaaatacaatttatgttTCAACAGAGAGCAACGAGAATCAGTTTTTACTCATATCAGTTGGTGCCAAGCAGGTTTTGACTTCTTGGATTTTAGAAAATAAGGAAGTGATCACCAAAGAAGAAGATTGTGATAAGGAACCCAGTGACGCTTCAGCTATATCTTGTCCTCCCTTGAATGAGTTTTCTTCAATATCTTTCCGATGGCTCTCTACTTACATGCCTCAAAGGTTTACAAGTACTCATAGAAGAGATAGATTAATGGAAATAAATGAGGAAAAGAACAGTTCCACCATAAAGCCCTCTCCAATTTCTGATCCACAAACAGCAAGATGCAGTACTGAAAAGCCTAGAGATAATCTTGTGAATCTTATGGACAATGATTGGAGGTACCTGGCTGTTACTGGTTTTCTTTTGAAGCACACTGGCAGCAG GTTGACTGTATGTTTTATTGCGGTCTCCTGTTCTGATGCTACACTTTCCTTGAGGGCACTTGTTTTGCCTTGTCGGCTGTG GTTTGATGTTGGTTTATTGGTTCCACAAACATCTCCTGTTCTAGCACTGCAGCATGTGGTTGTTCCGGTTCATGACACTTCTAGAG ATAATGAGCAGATTGGGAATGCATATTTCATCATTGGTGGATCTACAGATGGAAATATTACTTTCTGGGATGTAACGGAAGCAGTTGAACACTTTATGCTATCAACTATCAAGTGTCAACCAGAACTGCTTATTGGTTGGCAGAGGAGACCCCAAACGGGCAGGGGAAGTCAGGGTGGACGTTGGTGGAAATCATCTGTAAGGCGGTCCTCTGGAAAGAATATCCAAGATTCTATAAACAACAGTGAGATTGGCAACAATACTGATGGCCTAACTTCTGCCAAACCATTGGAAGCTTTGTCTGTTAAAGGAAATGATCCTTTGTGCACTCAAACAAGTTCCCAAACCGGGAGTTCAACCACCAACCTCATTCCTGAAAGAAGCTCCAGTATCTTGCCTATTGAAACCTGTGAAGTTCAACCACTACTTGTGATGAAATCTGTCCATCAATCAGGTGTTAATTGTCTACATCTTTCAGAATTGAAGGGTTCTTTGAATTCAAGATCAGTAGTAGGTTACTGTCTTCTGAGTGGTGGGGATGACCAGGCACTACATTGTGTTGGTTTTGATTTCACATCACAAGCGACATGTGTTGATTTGAACCATCGACAATCGACTGATAGTGTGCCAAAGGATCCAACTGTCCTTCAGTGCTCAG GTTTGTGTGATAACATGATTACTAAGCATGGCGTcagaattctttttaaaaatggcATTGCATCTGCTCACAGTTCAGCAGTAAAAG GTGTTTGGATGGATGGTATCTGGGCTTTCTCTACAGGTCTTGATCAGCGAATTAGGTGCTGGAGCATTGATCATCATGGTAAACTCACTGAGAATTCTCATCTGATCATTAGTGTGCCAGAGCCAGAGGCACTCTCTGCAGTAAAATGTGGCAG aaacaaatatcaaattgcTGTCGGTGGAAGAGGTATGCAAGTGGTTGAGTTCTTTTCTTGCCCTAACAAAGATTAG